In Niallia sp. FSL W8-0635, one genomic interval encodes:
- the rarD gene encoding EamA family transporter RarD: MEKNDVRQGVIFAGISYLIWGLFPIYWKHLQGVGADEILANRIFWSFIFMCILLTFTRKWNLFYQTLRSFKHQKKQGIMLFIASILVSCNWFIYIWAVNANKIIETSLGYYINPLVSVLLGIFVMKEKLSKIQYVSVGLAAIGVCIITFAHGAFPWIAISLALTFGLYGLTKKLIKINSDVGLTLETMFITPFALLFIGYLFIKGDHAFLAVSGSLDFLLILSGVLTAVPLLFFAKGAQRIPLSMLGFIQYVTPTLTLILGVFVYHEPFTTSHLLAFIFIWSALSLYSLSQTKLFSNSKKQQQAKGIA, translated from the coding sequence ATGGAGAAAAACGACGTTCGACAAGGAGTTATATTTGCAGGGATATCATACTTAATATGGGGGCTTTTTCCGATATATTGGAAGCATCTGCAAGGTGTAGGGGCAGATGAAATTCTTGCAAATAGAATTTTTTGGTCGTTTATTTTTATGTGTATTTTACTTACTTTTACTCGTAAATGGAATTTATTTTATCAAACCCTGCGTTCCTTTAAGCATCAGAAGAAACAGGGAATCATGCTGTTTATTGCCTCTATCTTGGTTAGCTGTAACTGGTTTATCTATATTTGGGCTGTAAATGCAAATAAAATAATCGAAACAAGTCTAGGATATTATATTAATCCATTAGTAAGTGTATTGTTAGGTATCTTTGTAATGAAAGAGAAATTATCTAAAATTCAGTATGTATCTGTTGGTTTAGCAGCAATCGGAGTTTGTATTATTACATTCGCTCATGGAGCATTTCCATGGATTGCGATATCTTTGGCACTAACATTTGGGCTATACGGATTAACAAAGAAATTAATCAAAATTAATTCAGATGTAGGGTTAACGTTAGAAACCATGTTTATTACGCCATTTGCCTTACTGTTTATTGGCTATCTATTTATAAAAGGAGATCATGCTTTTTTAGCTGTTTCTGGAAGTCTAGATTTCTTATTAATCCTTTCAGGAGTGTTAACAGCAGTGCCATTGTTGTTTTTTGCAAAGGGAGCACAACGGATTCCGCTGTCGATGCTAGGGTTTATTCAATACGTAACACCTACCTTAACACTAATACTTGGTGTATTCGTCTATCATGAACCATTTACAACTTCTCATTTATTGGCATTTATATTTATTTGGAGTGCATTAAGCCTTTATTCCCTTTCACAAACAAAACTATTTTCTAATTCAAAAAAGCAACAACAGGCGAAAGGGATAGCATAA
- the mbcS gene encoding acyl-CoA synthetase MbcS has protein sequence MRTEDLIAPEQYNFVSEIEKFAQNPDRLALKWENEEGETKEVTYSSLMKAANRIGNVFKEEGLHKGDVVLVIVPRIIEAYQVYLAALKLGLTVLPSSEMLRAKDLQYRIKHGEVKGVISYYPFLEELELVEEIHTIKRFVLGEAKDGWMYLDERAGGVSDELELVSTLKTDTAFISYTSGTTGNPKGVVHTHGWAYAHLRTAAPNWLHIEEGDLVWATAGPGWQKWVWSPLLSVLGSGATGLVYHGRFNPEKYLQLLEKYEVNVFCCTPTEYRLMAKVENIQKYQLNQLRSAVSAGEPLNREVIDVFKDNFQLDVRDGYGQTENTLLVGITKGVALRPGSMGKPTPGNIVEIINEEGEICSVGEVGDIAVHKDTPALFKEYLKEPERTKNQFRGDYYITGDRAKKDEDGYFWFEGRRDDIIISSGYTIGPFEVEDALVKHKAVKECAVVASPDPIRGNVVKAFIVLRDGMEGTQELTKELQTHVKKLTAPYKYPRKIEYMEELPKTTSGKIRRVELREKEQQKN, from the coding sequence ATGCGGACGGAGGATTTAATTGCTCCAGAACAATATAATTTTGTTTCGGAGATTGAAAAATTTGCCCAAAATCCAGATAGACTTGCATTAAAATGGGAGAATGAAGAAGGCGAGACAAAAGAAGTTACTTATTCCTCCTTAATGAAAGCAGCAAATAGAATAGGAAATGTCTTTAAAGAAGAGGGCTTACATAAAGGAGATGTAGTCCTTGTGATAGTTCCAAGGATAATAGAAGCCTATCAGGTATACTTAGCCGCTTTAAAATTAGGATTAACGGTACTTCCGAGTTCAGAAATGCTTCGTGCTAAAGATTTGCAATATCGAATAAAGCATGGAGAGGTAAAAGGGGTTATTAGTTACTATCCATTTTTAGAGGAATTAGAATTAGTGGAAGAAATACATACGATTAAACGTTTTGTGTTAGGTGAGGCAAAAGATGGATGGATGTATTTGGATGAGCGGGCAGGTGGGGTTTCGGATGAACTGGAACTAGTGAGCACCCTTAAGACTGATACAGCATTCATTTCATACACATCAGGAACAACAGGTAATCCAAAAGGTGTCGTACATACTCATGGATGGGCTTATGCACATTTAAGAACCGCAGCACCAAATTGGCTCCATATTGAAGAAGGTGACTTAGTATGGGCAACAGCAGGTCCTGGTTGGCAGAAATGGGTTTGGAGCCCTCTTTTATCTGTATTAGGCTCTGGTGCTACTGGACTTGTTTATCACGGCAGATTTAACCCGGAAAAATATCTGCAGCTTTTAGAGAAATATGAAGTGAATGTATTCTGCTGCACACCAACAGAGTATCGCTTAATGGCGAAAGTGGAAAATATTCAAAAGTATCAATTAAATCAACTAAGAAGTGCTGTTTCTGCTGGAGAACCACTAAATAGAGAAGTAATTGATGTATTTAAAGATAATTTCCAACTGGATGTACGTGATGGATATGGACAAACTGAAAATACTCTATTAGTTGGAATAACAAAGGGAGTTGCATTACGTCCTGGATCCATGGGAAAACCGACGCCAGGAAATATAGTGGAAATTATCAATGAAGAAGGCGAAATTTGTTCGGTTGGTGAAGTTGGCGATATCGCAGTTCATAAAGATACTCCAGCACTATTTAAAGAATACTTAAAAGAACCAGAAAGAACGAAAAATCAGTTCCGTGGAGATTACTATATTACTGGTGACCGCGCTAAAAAAGATGAAGATGGCTACTTTTGGTTTGAAGGTAGAAGAGATGACATTATAATAAGCTCTGGTTATACGATTGGACCCTTTGAAGTAGAAGATGCACTTGTCAAACATAAGGCTGTTAAAGAATGTGCAGTCGTTGCTAGTCCAGATCCAATTAGAGGAAATGTTGTTAAGGCGTTTATCGTTTTACGAGATGGAATGGAAGGAACGCAAGAATTAACAAAAGAGCTACAAACACATGTGAAAAAATTAACGGCTCCATATAAGTATCCTCGTAAAATCGAATATATGGAAGAATTGCCTAAAACAACTTCAGGGAAAATTAGAAGAGTGGAATTAAGGGAGAAAGAACAGCAAAAAAATTAA
- a CDS encoding amidohydrolase has protein sequence MGKLIYGGKIYTLKEEGHMVEAIFTEKQCIVDYGEKKYLEEKYEGRIQEKIDLKDDVLLPGFVDSHMHLVGHGEKLLRLNLSTCMSKEEALQLLANYAKDIEEGQWIIGDGWNENMWREQQVLTSKDIDQHVPNHPVLLNRICKHAIAVNSYALKIANITNHTPAPFGGVIEKDEAGNLIGVFKDQAQELITNVLPKVTDEYVERALRAGIKDAYRLGLTGAHTEDLNYYHGYEGTYHSYKKIVEDEGNLFRAHLLVHHEVFEEMINDGGKYLGGSEWVELGSMKIFADGAFGGRTALLSRPYHDDPSTSGVRIFTQEKLNELVAKARGKEVPIAVHAIGDEAFEMVLEAIEKHPLQGFGRDRLIHATMLRKDLIERMKGLPLILDIQPSFVTSDFPWVIDRLGEENLAYCYAWKTLLKEGLHCAGGSDAPIESADPLLGIQAAVTRSNEDDKQGNGYLPEEALTVYEAVSLYTNGSAYAICHEEDRGKIEKGYLADFTILNKDIFEANPYDIDKIKVTKTIVGNEIMYERLQ, from the coding sequence ATGGGGAAACTTATTTATGGTGGGAAAATATACACGCTTAAAGAGGAAGGGCATATGGTTGAAGCTATTTTTACAGAGAAGCAGTGTATCGTGGATTATGGAGAAAAAAAGTATTTAGAAGAAAAATATGAAGGACGTATTCAAGAGAAAATAGATTTAAAAGATGACGTGCTTCTTCCAGGATTTGTAGATAGCCATATGCATCTAGTCGGTCATGGGGAGAAACTCTTAAGATTAAATTTATCTACTTGCATGTCAAAAGAAGAAGCTCTACAATTGCTCGCTAATTATGCCAAGGATATAGAGGAGGGGCAATGGATTATTGGAGATGGCTGGAATGAAAACATGTGGCGAGAGCAACAGGTACTCACTTCTAAAGATATTGATCAGCACGTTCCAAACCATCCAGTTCTCCTTAATCGAATATGTAAGCATGCGATTGCAGTAAATTCATACGCTTTGAAAATTGCCAATATTACAAATCATACTCCAGCTCCATTTGGTGGTGTTATTGAGAAGGACGAAGCTGGAAATCTTATTGGAGTATTTAAAGATCAAGCACAAGAATTAATCACTAATGTATTGCCTAAGGTAACAGATGAATATGTGGAAAGAGCATTGCGAGCTGGAATTAAGGACGCCTACCGATTAGGACTTACTGGAGCTCATACAGAAGACTTAAACTACTATCATGGCTATGAAGGAACCTATCATTCATATAAAAAGATAGTAGAAGACGAAGGAAATCTATTTAGAGCCCATTTACTTGTTCACCATGAAGTATTTGAAGAAATGATAAATGATGGTGGAAAATATTTAGGTGGATCCGAATGGGTTGAACTTGGTAGTATGAAAATTTTTGCTGATGGTGCTTTTGGAGGAAGAACGGCACTGTTAAGTAGACCGTATCATGATGATCCCTCAACAAGTGGAGTACGTATTTTTACACAAGAAAAATTAAATGAACTAGTAGCAAAGGCGAGAGGGAAGGAAGTCCCAATTGCCGTCCATGCAATTGGGGACGAAGCTTTTGAAATGGTTTTAGAGGCTATTGAAAAACATCCATTACAAGGATTTGGTAGAGATCGTCTTATTCATGCAACGATGCTACGCAAGGATTTAATCGAACGTATGAAAGGCTTGCCGTTAATATTAGATATCCAACCTAGCTTTGTAACTTCTGACTTTCCGTGGGTAATAGATAGACTGGGTGAAGAAAATCTTGCCTATTGTTATGCATGGAAAACATTATTAAAAGAAGGTTTGCATTGTGCAGGTGGTTCAGATGCACCGATTGAAAGCGCAGATCCTTTATTAGGGATTCAAGCAGCCGTTACTAGATCAAATGAAGACGATAAACAAGGAAATGGATATCTTCCAGAAGAAGCATTAACTGTTTATGAAGCGGTGAGTCTATATACGAATGGAAGTGCTTATGCCATTTGTCATGAAGAAGATCGAGGGAAAATCGAGAAAGGATATTTGGCGGATTTTACTATTTTGAATAAAGATATATTTGAAGCGAATCCGTATGATATTGATAAAATAAAAGTAACAAAAACGATTGTTGGCAATGAAATAATGTATGAACGATTACAGTGA
- a CDS encoding alpha/beta-type small acid-soluble spore protein, translating to MANSNNSNQLLVPGVSQALDQMKYEIATEFGVNLGAETTSRANGSVGGEITKRLVQMAEQQLGGGFSK from the coding sequence ATGGCAAACAGCAACAATTCAAATCAATTATTAGTACCTGGAGTTTCTCAAGCTCTAGATCAAATGAAATATGAAATTGCTACTGAATTTGGTGTAAACTTAGGTGCTGAAACAACTTCTCGTGCTAACGGTTCTGTTGGTGGTGAGATTACAAAACGTTTAGTACAAATGGCTGAACAACAATTAGGCGGCGGTTTCTCTAAATAA
- the thiI gene encoding tRNA uracil 4-sulfurtransferase ThiI has product MKYDRILIRYGELSTKGRNRKQFVDKLKRTIAKSLEGFPAVSIEAKRERMYVLLNGENAEEISKVLKTIFGIQSFSPAIKLERNIEIIKAAAFDIVSSIYKEGNTFKISARRADKAFELDTNEINQEIGGHLLKNIPGLKVNVKKPDINVQVEVRTEAIYLSCENIAGAGGLPSGTSGKAMLMLSGGLDSPVAGYLSMKRGLEVEGVHFFSPPFTSERAKQKVIDISEKLANFNGHFVLHIVPFTTIQQLIHKQIPENYTMTATRRIMLRITDEIRRRNEALAVITGESLGQVASQTLESMYAINDVTNTPILRPLITSDKTEIIEWAKKIDTHDISIRPYEDCCTVFVPASPKTKPKKEKIQYYESFTDFEPLIEEAVNNVETIILTREEKKINTETDSLF; this is encoded by the coding sequence GTGAAATATGATCGTATTTTAATACGTTATGGAGAGCTATCTACGAAGGGGAGAAATAGAAAACAATTCGTAGACAAATTAAAGCGAACGATTGCGAAGTCTCTTGAGGGATTTCCAGCTGTTTCTATTGAAGCGAAAAGAGAAAGAATGTACGTCTTATTGAATGGAGAGAATGCAGAGGAAATTTCTAAAGTTCTTAAAACCATCTTTGGTATTCAATCCTTTAGCCCGGCAATAAAGTTAGAAAGGAATATCGAAATAATAAAAGCAGCTGCTTTTGATATTGTTTCGTCTATATATAAGGAAGGAAATACCTTTAAAATAAGTGCAAGACGCGCTGATAAAGCGTTCGAACTTGATACAAATGAAATTAATCAAGAAATTGGTGGACATTTACTAAAAAATATACCTGGTTTAAAAGTAAATGTTAAAAAACCTGATATAAATGTCCAGGTAGAAGTTCGAACAGAAGCAATTTATCTTTCATGTGAAAATATTGCTGGAGCAGGGGGACTACCTTCAGGAACGAGTGGGAAAGCGATGCTAATGCTATCTGGAGGATTAGACAGTCCAGTTGCAGGATATTTATCCATGAAGAGGGGATTAGAAGTAGAAGGAGTGCATTTCTTTAGTCCTCCGTTTACTAGTGAGCGGGCGAAACAAAAGGTAATTGATATTTCGGAAAAGCTTGCTAATTTTAACGGTCATTTTGTATTGCATATTGTCCCATTTACTACTATTCAACAGCTTATTCATAAGCAAATTCCAGAAAACTATACGATGACTGCAACGAGAAGAATTATGCTTAGAATAACAGATGAAATTCGCAGAAGAAATGAAGCGCTTGCGGTTATAACGGGTGAAAGCTTAGGTCAAGTAGCTAGTCAAACATTGGAAAGTATGTATGCGATAAATGATGTGACGAATACACCAATTTTAAGACCTTTAATTACTTCGGATAAAACAGAAATAATTGAGTGGGCAAAGAAAATTGATACCCATGATATATCTATTCGTCCATATGAGGATTGCTGTACGGTGTTTGTACCAGCTTCTCCAAAAACCAAACCAAAAAAAGAAAAAATACAATATTATGAAAGCTTTACTGATTTTGAGCCATTGATTGAAGAAGCAGTTAATAATGTGGAAACGATTATCCTTACTAGGGAAGAGAAAAAGATTAATACGGAAACCGATTCTCTTTTTTAA